One window of Ardenticatenales bacterium genomic DNA carries:
- a CDS encoding FTR1 family iron permease yields the protein MHISPRPHPQGTFNHPRLLSRFAGLVIAGIMAAVLLSLVRVHTAAADSSDVANLLRALAFHVGEGEEASANGDTARIQAEYAEIKAFWETIEDDVKATDAGAYVRMESALNGLKEAVQATPVDVAAVGAAYTHLNEEIEAIAAQLDSTATGGAPVATEATPATLLARLDDLYEVVETGDVPTAQAHMDNVVLTWLAVEGAIAANSPDAYNEMETLLGQASGALTAQSVDLGAAEVAIAAMREQIAPFVSRQTYTAFDAAAIILREGLEALLVIVALVAFLDRSGNRDKRRWIWLGAAAGICASLITAIALQFIFNRAAAGQNREVIEGVTALIAAVLLFYVSYWLHSKANLNAWQSYINDRTGHALRQGSTFGLSLLAFLAIFREGAETVVFYLGMAPSISSGNLLLGLALGVAILTVAAVLMMVVGVKLPLRPFFRVAGLLVYYLGFKFVGAGIHALQLAGILPTSLVKPIPPIPFFGIYPTWETLAPQLLLLLAAIAAFLYLRQRDQRMQRSTVNF from the coding sequence GTGCATATCTCCCCACGACCACATCCCCAGGGAACGTTCAATCATCCCCGTTTGCTGTCGCGTTTTGCCGGCCTCGTTATTGCCGGCATCATGGCCGCCGTACTGCTCTCCCTGGTTAGGGTCCACACCGCCGCCGCGGACAGCTCGGATGTCGCCAATCTGCTGCGCGCGCTCGCCTTCCACGTAGGCGAAGGCGAAGAGGCATCCGCCAATGGTGACACGGCGCGTATCCAGGCGGAGTATGCGGAAATCAAGGCCTTTTGGGAAACCATCGAAGATGACGTGAAAGCGACCGACGCCGGCGCATACGTGCGCATGGAAAGCGCCCTCAACGGCCTGAAAGAGGCCGTGCAGGCTACTCCCGTAGATGTCGCCGCCGTGGGCGCGGCCTACACGCATTTAAACGAAGAAATCGAGGCCATTGCGGCACAGCTTGATAGCACGGCAACGGGGGGTGCGCCCGTGGCAACCGAGGCCACGCCCGCGACACTGTTGGCGCGGTTAGACGACCTGTATGAAGTGGTGGAAACCGGGGACGTGCCCACGGCGCAGGCGCACATGGATAATGTCGTTCTCACGTGGCTGGCAGTGGAAGGCGCGATTGCCGCCAATTCACCCGACGCCTACAACGAAATGGAGACGCTTCTGGGGCAGGCGAGCGGGGCGCTCACGGCGCAGTCGGTTGATTTGGGCGCGGCGGAGGTGGCCATTGCCGCGATGCGCGAGCAGATAGCGCCATTTGTTTCCCGTCAGACTTACACGGCTTTTGACGCGGCGGCCATTATCTTGCGCGAGGGGTTGGAGGCGCTGCTGGTGATTGTGGCGTTGGTGGCTTTTCTGGACCGCTCCGGCAATCGGGACAAACGACGCTGGATTTGGTTGGGCGCGGCTGCCGGCATTTGCGCCAGCCTGATCACCGCCATCGCCCTGCAATTCATCTTCAACCGCGCCGCCGCCGGCCAAAACCGCGAAGTCATTGAGGGTGTCACCGCGCTCATTGCCGCCGTGCTTCTGTTTTACGTCTCCTACTGGCTGCACAGCAAAGCCAACCTGAACGCCTGGCAAAGCTACATCAATGACCGCACCGGCCACGCCCTGCGGCAGGGCAGCACCTTCGGCCTCAGTCTGCTGGCTTTCCTGGCCATCTTCCGCGAAGGAGCGGAGACGGTCGTCTTTTATCTGGGAATGGCCCCCTCGATCAGTTCCGGTAATCTGCTACTGGGGCTGGCGTTGGGCGTGGCTATCTTGACCGTGGCCGCCGTCCTGATGATGGTCGTGGGCGTCAAGCTACCGCTGCGTCCCTTCTTCCGCGTCGCCGGGCTGCTCGTCTACTACCTGGGCTTTAAGTTTGTGGGGGCGGGCATTCATGCGTTGCAACTTGCCGGCATTCTTCCCACCTCCCTCGTCAAACCCATCCCCCCCATCCCCTTCTTCGGCATCTACCCCACCTGGGAAACCCTGGCCCCGCAGCTCCTACTGCTCCTGGCCGCCATCGCCGCCTTCCTCTACCTGCGCCAGCGCGACCAGCGGATGCAGCGATCAACCGTTAACTTCTAA
- a CDS encoding uracil-DNA glycosylase family protein has protein sequence MLQQLHEEMRACRRCLEAGHDIVPGAVFQGRLGARVMLIGQAPGVTEVEAKRPFNAGSGRRLFQWLGAAGWEEDTFRQTQYMTAVTKCYPGKSGNGKGDRVPSRDEQAFCRPFLEREMALINPRLIIPVGGLAIKLFFPARLSLAQIIGRAAYFPPQSVINPVNFDLRQAEMLDAFDAAKPRAGRWLVPLPHPSGASLWPNRPANQALIDRAIGILAQIREML, from the coding sequence ATGCTACAACAACTTCACGAGGAAATGCGAGCCTGCCGCCGCTGCCTGGAGGCCGGGCATGATATTGTGCCGGGGGCGGTGTTTCAGGGGCGGCTGGGGGCGCGGGTGATGTTGATCGGGCAGGCTCCTGGGGTGACGGAGGTAGAGGCGAAAAGGCCGTTTAATGCCGGCAGCGGACGACGACTCTTCCAATGGTTGGGAGCGGCGGGTTGGGAGGAAGATACCTTCCGCCAGACGCAGTATATGACCGCCGTGACCAAATGCTATCCGGGGAAATCCGGCAATGGCAAGGGGGACCGCGTGCCCAGCCGCGACGAACAGGCGTTTTGCCGCCCCTTTCTGGAGCGGGAAATGGCCCTCATCAACCCCCGCCTGATCATTCCCGTGGGTGGCCTGGCCATCAAGCTCTTTTTCCCCGCTCGCCTCAGCCTGGCGCAAATCATAGGCCGCGCCGCCTATTTTCCGCCGCAGAGCGTCATCAATCCCGTCAATTTCGACTTACGCCAGGCGGAAATGCTGGACGCTTTTGACGCCGCCAAACCGCGGGCGGGGCGCTGGCTCGTGCCCCTGCCGCATCCCTCCGGGGCCAGTCTCTGGCCCAATCGTCCGGCGAATCAAGCCTTGATTGACCGCGCCATCGGTATTTTGGCGCAAATCAGGGAAATGCTGTAA